Proteins encoded by one window of Myxococcus guangdongensis:
- a CDS encoding HTTM domain-containing protein: MTEQARGAARLWSWLLAPRDIAALVAFRVALGVLITVSSVRFLAYGWVDVLFTRPRYHFTYWGFSWVPALPAPWMHAVFAALAVLGVLLSAGLFYRATTVLLFVAFSYVQLVDVSNYLNHYYLVSLLLGLLVFVPTHRAFSLDAWRKPALRSDTLPAWCTYLLRFQVTVVYVFAGLAKLTTDWLVHAQPLNIWLSARTSLPLVGPFLDERWVAYTAAWAGFLFDTTIVAFLLSRRLRPFAYVVVVGFHAATSALFPIGMFPFIMVTAALVFFDSAWPRRIAARVRALRRRGEAVAPVSVPPVSARPVTALAWAGLAVAVVYGVLQVAVPLRTHLYGGNVLWHEQGMRFSWRVMAREKNGSATFVVTSPATGREWHVPPSDYLTRLQEREMSVQPDLILQLARHIARDFEARGLGPVEVRADVRVSLNGRAAQLLVDPDVDLAHVEDGLASKPWILPAPETPPVKLRPTWRAQVH, from the coding sequence ATGACTGAGCAGGCTCGAGGGGCCGCGCGGCTCTGGAGCTGGCTGCTGGCGCCGCGGGACATCGCGGCGCTGGTGGCGTTCCGGGTGGCGCTCGGCGTGCTCATCACCGTCTCATCGGTGCGCTTCCTGGCCTACGGCTGGGTGGACGTGCTGTTCACGCGGCCGCGCTACCACTTCACCTACTGGGGGTTCAGCTGGGTGCCGGCGCTGCCCGCGCCATGGATGCACGCGGTGTTCGCGGCGCTGGCGGTGCTCGGGGTGCTGCTGTCCGCGGGGCTCTTCTACCGGGCCACGACGGTGCTGCTCTTCGTCGCGTTCTCGTACGTGCAGCTCGTCGACGTCAGCAACTACCTCAACCACTACTACCTGGTGAGCCTGCTGCTGGGGCTGCTCGTCTTCGTGCCCACGCACCGCGCCTTCTCGCTCGATGCGTGGCGCAAGCCCGCGCTGAGGAGCGACACGCTGCCAGCGTGGTGCACGTACCTGCTGCGCTTCCAGGTCACCGTCGTCTACGTGTTCGCGGGGCTGGCGAAGCTCACCACCGACTGGCTCGTGCACGCGCAGCCGCTCAACATCTGGCTGTCCGCGCGGACGAGCCTCCCGCTCGTGGGGCCGTTCCTCGACGAGCGCTGGGTGGCGTACACGGCGGCGTGGGCCGGCTTCCTGTTCGACACCACCATCGTCGCCTTCCTCCTGTCGCGCAGGCTGCGGCCCTTCGCCTACGTGGTGGTGGTGGGCTTCCACGCGGCCACGTCCGCGCTGTTCCCCATCGGGATGTTCCCCTTCATCATGGTGACGGCGGCGCTCGTCTTCTTCGACTCGGCGTGGCCCCGTCGCATCGCGGCGCGGGTGCGTGCGTTGCGGCGACGGGGCGAGGCGGTTGCTCCGGTGTCCGTGCCTCCCGTCTCGGCCCGGCCCGTGACGGCGCTTGCCTGGGCGGGGCTCGCGGTCGCGGTGGTCTACGGCGTGCTCCAGGTCGCGGTGCCGCTGCGCACGCACCTGTATGGCGGCAACGTCCTGTGGCACGAGCAGGGCATGCGCTTCTCCTGGCGCGTGATGGCGCGGGAGAAGAACGGCAGCGCGACGTTCGTGGTGACCTCGCCCGCCACCGGGCGCGAGTGGCATGTGCCGCCCAGCGACTACCTCACGCGGCTGCAGGAGCGTGAGATGTCCGTGCAGCCGGACCTCATCCTCCAGCTCGCCCGGCACATCGCTCGCGACTTCGAGGCGCGGGGGCTGGGGCCCGTCGAGGTGCGCGCCGACGTGCGCGTGTCGCTGAACGGACGCGCGGCGCAGCTGCTCGTGGACCCGGACGTGGACCTGGCGCACGTGGAGGATGGGCTCGCGAGCAAGCCGTGGATCCTGCCCGCGCCCGAGACTCCGCCCGTGAAGCTGCGCCCCACGTGGCGCGCGCAGGTGCATTGA
- a CDS encoding zinc metalloprotease HtpX, translated as MAFTDTHETSRNGGGRPALHGGGGWHRLGNALKTTVLLAGLTALVLVIGQRLGGAQGLMFAGFFAVVMNFGSYWFSDKIALAIHGAQPLPYEQAPWLHQMVERLSARAGMPKPKVYILPTRAPNAFATGRSPKHAAVAVTAGIMDILDQRELEGVLAHEIGHVRNRDTLIGTVAATLAGIISYAAQMLFWFGGSMLGRSDDEEGGGLAGAFANLGLLLVAPIAATLLQLAVSRSREYGADATGAELSGDPDALADALLKMERGAEMMPYDRAPATSHLFIVNPLHKGGVMSLFSTHPPIPERVRRLRAMSARAGGSRARGRGGWEYAY; from the coding sequence ATGGCATTCACGGACACCCACGAAACTTCCCGGAACGGCGGCGGACGTCCGGCGCTGCATGGCGGCGGTGGGTGGCACCGCCTGGGCAATGCGCTCAAGACGACGGTGCTGCTCGCGGGCCTCACCGCGCTGGTGCTCGTCATCGGCCAGCGGCTGGGCGGCGCGCAGGGACTCATGTTCGCCGGCTTCTTCGCCGTGGTGATGAACTTCGGCTCGTACTGGTTCAGCGACAAGATCGCCCTGGCCATCCATGGCGCCCAGCCGCTGCCCTACGAGCAGGCCCCGTGGCTCCATCAGATGGTGGAGCGGCTGTCGGCCCGCGCGGGCATGCCCAAGCCGAAGGTCTACATCCTGCCCACGCGCGCGCCCAACGCGTTCGCCACCGGCCGCAGCCCCAAGCACGCCGCCGTCGCGGTGACGGCCGGCATCATGGACATCCTCGACCAGCGCGAGCTGGAGGGCGTGCTCGCCCACGAAATCGGCCACGTGCGCAACCGCGACACGCTCATCGGCACGGTGGCGGCCACGCTCGCCGGCATCATCAGCTACGCGGCGCAGATGCTCTTCTGGTTCGGCGGCTCCATGCTCGGCCGGAGCGATGACGAGGAGGGTGGCGGCCTCGCCGGCGCCTTCGCCAACCTGGGCCTGCTGCTGGTGGCGCCCATCGCCGCCACGCTGCTGCAGCTCGCCGTCAGTCGCTCGCGCGAGTACGGCGCGGACGCCACCGGCGCCGAGCTGAGCGGGGACCCCGATGCCCTCGCGGACGCCCTGCTGAAGATGGAGCGCGGCGCGGAGATGATGCCGTACGACCGGGCGCCGGCGACGTCGCACCTGTTCATCGTCAACCCGCTGCACAAGGGCGGCGTCATGTCGCTGTTCTCCACCCACCCGCCCATCCCCGAGCGGGTGCGCCGGCTGCGCGCCATGAGCGCTCGCGCGGGTGGCTCGCGCGCCCGGGGCCGCGGCGGCTGGGAGTACGCGTACTGA
- a CDS encoding 2-oxo acid dehydrogenase subunit E2 produces the protein MLAGVPSPVEDRRDMAHLELRPKPRISSFRKLALGSWAAPYDPTVYGSLTVRMDRALVYMDAFQRSTGTRLTVTHLVLKALAVALRRCPDANAVLRFHRLYLRERATVAALMRDAADSRWSPVRVMDADLKGLRDIVAELEAGPRDVAASRGWRWVARIPAPLMRGFTRWVSFLAVTLNVDLSRFGLPRDAFGAAIVTDVGALGLDAAYLPLVPFTRAAVFLVPGAVREVAVVEEGRVVVGKVMSLNASIDHRFIDGFHAGVLANTLKQLLEDPEAAFGPPG, from the coding sequence ATGCTGGCTGGCGTCCCTTCCCCTGTCGAGGACCGGCGTGACATGGCGCACCTGGAGCTGAGACCCAAGCCGCGCATCTCCAGCTTCCGCAAGCTGGCCCTCGGCAGCTGGGCGGCGCCGTATGACCCCACCGTCTACGGCTCGCTCACGGTCCGGATGGACCGGGCGCTGGTCTACATGGACGCCTTCCAGCGGAGCACGGGGACGCGGCTGACGGTGACGCACCTGGTGCTCAAGGCCCTGGCGGTGGCGCTGCGACGCTGTCCCGACGCGAACGCGGTGCTGCGCTTCCATCGGCTCTACCTGCGTGAGCGCGCCACGGTGGCGGCGCTGATGCGCGATGCCGCTGATTCGCGGTGGAGTCCGGTGCGGGTGATGGACGCGGACCTCAAGGGCCTGCGGGACATCGTCGCGGAGCTGGAGGCGGGGCCGCGCGACGTGGCGGCCTCACGGGGCTGGCGGTGGGTGGCGCGGATTCCCGCGCCGCTGATGCGAGGGTTCACCCGGTGGGTGTCGTTCCTGGCGGTGACGCTCAACGTGGACTTGAGCCGCTTCGGGTTGCCCCGGGACGCGTTCGGCGCGGCCATCGTCACGGACGTGGGCGCGCTGGGGCTGGACGCGGCGTATCTGCCGCTGGTGCCCTTCACGCGGGCGGCGGTGTTCCTGGTGCCCGGCGCGGTGCGCGAGGTGGCGGTGGTGGAGGAGGGGAGGGTGGTGGTGGGCAAGGTGATGAGCCTCAACGCGTCCATCGACCACCGCTTCATCGACGGCTTCCACGCGGGCGTGCTGGCGAACACGCTGAAGCAGCTCCTGGAGGACCCGGAGGCGGCGTTCGGTCCTCCGGGGTGA
- a CDS encoding coiled-coil domain-containing protein: MSFLVIALAVGLAISLYFNLFGGAKQAALPSSSSASNNAPRAELEADHKAARARAEAELQRKQKELDEQRVQLQEVKEQLKQTKRKVFEQKESDKGSQDLAKARAEVERNASIQLEQTRLELAQVLTENQRLKAESEGKGRRREPQAAPVAAPAPVPQIAAPAKEGESVVAAAVPVVPAAEAAREDRSPRRVIRELSEADKEKMDRLEQAANKDRLRAVELEKEVRRVKGRAETQQRVYTVTKHDLDLMKDKYKALEKRLNRTLLERDLMRRAIKDLEKKTGILAERTELTPEEMAASDQRTEETSRVRAESEAQAAAQQQATEAPAATDSHATADGEAKPAQQA, translated from the coding sequence GTGTCGTTCCTGGTCATCGCCCTGGCAGTCGGGCTCGCCATCTCGCTGTATTTCAACCTCTTCGGCGGCGCGAAGCAGGCCGCGCTCCCGTCGTCCTCGTCCGCGTCCAACAACGCGCCCCGCGCGGAGCTGGAGGCCGACCACAAGGCCGCGCGCGCCCGGGCCGAGGCCGAGCTGCAGCGCAAGCAGAAGGAGCTCGACGAACAGCGGGTTCAGCTTCAGGAGGTGAAGGAGCAGCTCAAGCAGACCAAGCGCAAGGTCTTCGAGCAGAAGGAGTCCGACAAGGGCTCCCAGGACCTGGCCAAGGCGCGCGCCGAGGTGGAGCGCAACGCCTCCATCCAGCTGGAGCAGACCCGGCTGGAGCTGGCCCAGGTGCTCACCGAGAACCAGCGCCTGAAGGCCGAGTCCGAGGGCAAGGGCCGCCGCCGTGAGCCCCAGGCCGCGCCCGTCGCCGCCCCCGCGCCCGTGCCGCAGATCGCCGCCCCCGCCAAGGAGGGTGAGTCCGTCGTCGCCGCCGCCGTGCCGGTGGTGCCCGCCGCCGAGGCCGCGCGCGAGGACCGCTCTCCCCGCCGCGTCATCCGCGAGCTGAGCGAGGCGGACAAGGAGAAGATGGACCGGCTGGAGCAGGCGGCCAACAAGGACCGCCTCCGCGCAGTGGAGCTGGAGAAGGAAGTGCGCCGGGTCAAGGGCCGCGCGGAGACGCAGCAGCGCGTCTACACCGTGACGAAGCACGACCTGGACCTGATGAAGGACAAGTACAAGGCCCTGGAGAAGCGCCTGAACCGGACGCTCCTCGAGCGCGACCTCATGCGCCGCGCCATCAAGGACCTGGAGAAGAAGACGGGCATCCTCGCCGAGCGCACCGAGCTCACCCCCGAGGAGATGGCCGCCAGCGACCAGCGCACCGAGGAGACCTCGCGCGTGCGCGCCGAGTCCGAGGCCCAGGCCGCCGCCCAGCAGCAGGCCACCGAGGCCCCCGCCGCCACCGACTCGCACGCCACCGCCGACGGCGAGGCCAAGCCCGCGCAGCAGGCCTGA
- a CDS encoding MarR family winged helix-turn-helix transcriptional regulator, protein MRRAIRRHLTEKLGARTTRPFNQLLALKGISEGALRQAALAERLLVDAPAASRLVDRLEEDGLVLRRAGEDRRCVRLELTAAGERELSYLVDALRELDGELGEYLPAAEVTELQRLMGKLQEGLVTRHSGEGAPATDGCD, encoded by the coding sequence TTGCGTCGTGCCATCCGCCGCCACCTCACCGAGAAGCTGGGGGCGCGGACGACCCGGCCGTTCAATCAACTGCTGGCGTTGAAGGGCATTTCCGAGGGCGCGCTGCGACAGGCGGCGCTGGCGGAGCGGCTGCTGGTGGACGCGCCCGCCGCGAGCCGGCTGGTGGACCGGTTGGAGGAGGACGGGCTGGTGCTGCGGCGCGCGGGAGAGGACCGGCGCTGCGTGCGGCTGGAGTTGACGGCCGCGGGCGAGCGCGAGCTGTCCTACTTGGTGGACGCCCTGCGGGAGCTGGATGGAGAGCTGGGGGAATACCTGCCCGCCGCGGAAGTAACGGAGTTGCAACGGCTGATGGGGAAGCTCCAGGAGGGCCTGGTGACGCGGCACTCCGGCGAGGGCGCTCCTGCGACGGACGGATGTGACTGA
- a CDS encoding TolC family protein — protein sequence MSAPTVILLALVATSTPPESSPSVPPPQPFQTKVEDPMLAPVPPAQQQVRTWDEALTLVRERSTNLRSAEAGVQRAEGRWRQALASLLPNASARATAAHDLLNPDTAVGVFPSPALDGRTPTAPILGTMTASLTQSLVDVGAWRNLSSASAAERGAVASLQDTRRRLTLGLARTLVATVAAERAAELNRVGLLQALERSALTTRSFDLGASNQLDVVRVNQDVALARGALVAGDEQLRRAREALGIALGFGHAVGVEPAFNLNGLMEEARQACTPLQDLESRPDLVAAKAQVDSARDSRRQASAGYLPTLGLASNLNGVTTDPGFGRFSTWTISAVIAVPLWEGGLRGGLVRERTGIERQAAETLEGNRRDVSVEVTQARRSVEVADALVKTASEARELADRTDRLTRRSFEVGRGSSLELVQSGAALRQAELALALREFEAVQARLDAFLTEARCDW from the coding sequence ATGTCCGCCCCCACCGTCATCCTCCTGGCGCTCGTCGCGACCTCGACGCCGCCCGAGTCGAGCCCTTCCGTCCCTCCGCCCCAGCCCTTCCAGACGAAGGTGGAGGACCCGATGCTGGCCCCCGTCCCTCCCGCCCAGCAGCAGGTGCGCACCTGGGATGAGGCCCTGACGCTCGTCCGGGAGCGCTCCACCAACCTGCGCTCCGCCGAAGCGGGCGTGCAGCGCGCCGAGGGCCGCTGGCGTCAGGCCCTGGCGTCGCTCCTGCCCAACGCGAGCGCCCGGGCGACCGCGGCCCACGACCTGCTCAACCCCGACACCGCCGTGGGCGTCTTCCCCTCCCCGGCGCTGGACGGCCGCACGCCCACCGCGCCCATCCTGGGCACGATGACAGCGTCGCTGACGCAGTCGCTGGTGGACGTGGGCGCGTGGCGCAACCTGTCCTCCGCGTCCGCGGCCGAGCGGGGCGCGGTGGCCAGCCTCCAGGACACGCGGCGCCGGCTCACGCTGGGCCTTGCCCGCACGCTGGTGGCCACCGTGGCCGCCGAGCGCGCCGCGGAGCTCAACCGCGTGGGCCTGCTCCAGGCGCTGGAGCGCTCGGCGCTGACGACGCGCTCCTTCGACCTGGGCGCCAGCAACCAGCTGGACGTGGTGCGGGTGAACCAGGACGTGGCGCTGGCGCGCGGGGCGCTCGTGGCTGGTGACGAGCAGCTGCGTCGGGCGCGCGAGGCGCTCGGAATCGCGCTGGGCTTCGGCCACGCGGTGGGCGTGGAGCCCGCCTTCAACCTCAACGGGCTGATGGAGGAGGCGCGCCAGGCGTGCACGCCGCTCCAGGATTTGGAGTCCCGTCCGGACCTGGTCGCCGCGAAGGCACAGGTGGACTCCGCGCGCGACAGCCGGCGTCAGGCGTCCGCGGGCTACCTGCCCACGCTGGGCCTCGCGTCCAACCTGAACGGCGTGACGACGGACCCGGGCTTCGGCCGCTTCTCCACGTGGACCATCTCCGCCGTCATCGCCGTGCCCCTCTGGGAGGGTGGCTTGCGCGGGGGCCTGGTGCGCGAGCGCACGGGCATCGAGCGCCAGGCGGCCGAGACGCTCGAGGGCAATCGCCGCGACGTGTCGGTCGAGGTGACGCAGGCCCGTCGCAGCGTCGAGGTGGCGGACGCGCTGGTGAAGACGGCGAGCGAGGCGCGCGAGCTGGCGGACCGCACGGACCGGCTGACGCGACGTTCCTTTGAAGTGGGCCGCGGCAGCAGCTTGGAGCTGGTGCAGAGCGGAGCGGCCCTGCGCCAGGCGGAGTTGGCCCTGGCGCTGCGTGAATTCGAGGCGGTCCAGGCGCGCCTGGACGCATTCTTGACGGAGGCCCGGTGCGACTGGTGA
- a CDS encoding efflux RND transporter periplasmic adaptor subunit produces MRRVRPLMALKMTVWSTALLMAAGCSGKSAAPAAPPPREVQVLTLSPSEVRDTGEYLGSLLSRQNITVLPQVAGYIRRIHVKPGQKVEAGATLLEVDSRTETAALDSAQAQQSSANINRELAKRTFARTEALYKEGLASAQELEQGRAQLEASEASARSAAAQVAQRQVQLQFHAVRAPFAGTVGDVLVRMGDFVSATSPLTTIAQADVLEVSVSLPSERARALKPDTQLEVLDSQGKVLLTSPLFFVAPQADPRTQLVEVKAAFQNTVGLRPSELVRSRIVYAKRDALQIPALAVVRLSGQPFAMVVQEKEGKTVVERRPITLGALGEMAYVIENGLKQGDRVAVSSLQALRDGMAVKVKSADSAPSTGAGAATAGSR; encoded by the coding sequence GTGAGACGGGTGCGCCCCCTGATGGCGCTGAAGATGACGGTGTGGAGCACGGCCCTGCTGATGGCGGCGGGCTGCTCGGGCAAATCGGCGGCCCCGGCCGCGCCTCCGCCCCGCGAGGTGCAGGTGCTGACGCTGTCGCCCAGCGAGGTGCGGGACACGGGTGAGTACCTGGGCTCGCTCCTTTCGCGGCAGAACATCACCGTGCTGCCCCAGGTGGCCGGCTACATCCGCCGCATCCACGTGAAGCCCGGCCAGAAGGTGGAGGCGGGCGCGACGCTGCTGGAGGTCGACTCGCGCACGGAGACGGCCGCGCTCGACAGCGCGCAGGCGCAGCAGAGCTCCGCGAACATCAACCGCGAGCTGGCCAAGCGCACCTTCGCGCGCACGGAGGCGCTCTACAAGGAGGGCCTCGCCAGCGCGCAGGAGCTGGAGCAGGGCCGCGCGCAGCTGGAGGCCTCCGAGGCCTCGGCGCGCTCGGCGGCCGCGCAGGTGGCGCAGCGCCAGGTGCAGTTGCAGTTCCACGCCGTGCGCGCGCCCTTCGCGGGCACGGTGGGCGACGTGCTGGTGCGCATGGGTGACTTCGTGAGCGCCACCTCGCCCCTGACGACCATCGCCCAGGCGGACGTGCTGGAGGTCAGCGTGTCGCTGCCTTCGGAGCGGGCGCGCGCGCTCAAGCCGGACACGCAGCTGGAGGTGCTGGACTCGCAGGGCAAGGTGCTGCTCACCAGCCCCCTGTTCTTCGTCGCGCCGCAGGCGGACCCGCGCACGCAGCTGGTGGAGGTGAAGGCCGCGTTCCAGAACACGGTGGGGCTGCGCCCCAGCGAGCTGGTGCGCTCGCGCATCGTCTACGCCAAGCGGGACGCGCTGCAGATTCCGGCGCTCGCGGTGGTGCGACTGAGCGGCCAGCCCTTCGCCATGGTGGTGCAGGAGAAGGAAGGCAAGACGGTGGTGGAGCGTCGCCCGATTACGTTGGGCGCGCTGGGTGAGATGGCCTACGTCATCGAGAACGGGCTGAAGCAGGGGGACCGCGTGGCGGTGTCCTCGCTGCAGGCCCTGCGTGACGGGATGGCCGTGAAGGTGAAGTCCGCGGACAGCGCCCCGAGCACGGGCGCCGGCGCGGCGACGGCGGGCAGCCGCTGA
- a CDS encoding efflux RND transporter permease subunit, whose protein sequence is MFVDFFIRRPVFAIVCSILLTLVGLIAIPTLPISQYPDLAPPQVTVTSTYVGASAEVVESAVTIPIEQELNGVEGMRYITSTSGNDGTSQITVTFEPTRDIEVAAVDVQNRVSRAASRLPSQVNQTGIVVNKASSQMLMTVALSSPDNRYDAQFLSNYADVNLKDAIKRVRGVGDVRIFGERKFSMRVWLDPTELARRKLTPMDVTRALQEQNLQVAAGQVGQPPSTEEQPYQIAVRARGRLVEPAEFGEIVLMRDPSGKAVRVKDVGRVELGAENYGTILRFNGRVGVGMGIFQLPTANALDVRDGVYRELDRLSEQFPPGMEYLTGTDTTLAVRASIHEVLQTLVEAIILVILVIFLFLHGWRSVLITAFTLPVSLVGTFAFVQLLGFSINTLTLFGLTLATGLVVDDAIVVIENIERLMAERGLSPRQAAREGMKEVSGAVIAISVVLVAVFVPVALFPGTTGAIYRQFALTIAASVALSTFCALTLTPALSARMLKHHHGEKWVFFRWVDKVLDATKAAYGRGLRAMLRHPVLVLLAFLACIGATVVLFKVAPTGFIPDEDQGYVIISVQGPEGMSLAQTEKVLAQVEEILKAQPEVRAMFAIGGFSMQGSGANMATVFSSLKPWEERPGEGSTVAALVERLRGPLSRIGGARVLPFQPPAIRGVGSVGGFQFIVEDAAGSRTLDELASATDDLVAKGNEGGQLRGVFTAFNANTPLLDVDVDRQKAKALGVPIEQIFGTMQVYMGSQYVNDFNYANRTYRVYTQAEQQFRDSPQDIGAFYVRSDSGDMIPLESLVKVTPTVSAQVIRHYNLFRSAEINGQPAPGVSSGQAIEAMEALAAQNLPQGMAAEWTGISLEQKESGGQTLIIFGLGILFVFLVLAAQYESFALPFVIILSVPLAIMGAVALQLLRGYANDVFCQVGLVMLVGLASKNAILIVEFAEQLREQGKSALDAVVEAAEVRLRPILMTSIAFLLGVVPLMLAQGAGAAARNSLGTAVFGGMLVSTIVNLIFIPGLYVLMQKLRGETSRRDASEDELPAPAHAP, encoded by the coding sequence GTGTTCGTCGACTTCTTCATCCGCAGACCCGTCTTCGCCATCGTCTGCTCCATCCTGCTGACGCTGGTGGGCTTGATTGCCATTCCCACCCTGCCCATCTCCCAGTACCCGGACCTGGCACCGCCGCAGGTGACGGTGACGTCCACGTACGTGGGCGCCAGCGCCGAGGTGGTGGAGAGCGCCGTCACCATCCCCATCGAGCAGGAGCTCAATGGCGTGGAGGGCATGCGCTACATCACCTCCACCAGCGGCAACGACGGCACCAGTCAAATCACCGTCACCTTCGAGCCCACGCGCGACATCGAGGTCGCCGCCGTCGACGTGCAGAACCGCGTCAGCCGCGCCGCCTCGCGCCTGCCCTCGCAGGTGAACCAGACGGGCATCGTCGTCAACAAGGCCTCCAGCCAGATGCTGATGACGGTGGCCCTGTCCAGCCCGGACAACCGCTACGACGCGCAGTTCCTCTCCAACTACGCGGACGTGAATCTCAAGGACGCCATCAAGCGCGTGCGCGGCGTGGGCGACGTGCGCATCTTCGGCGAGCGCAAGTTCTCCATGCGCGTGTGGTTGGACCCCACCGAGCTCGCCCGCCGCAAGCTCACGCCCATGGACGTGACGCGGGCCCTTCAAGAGCAGAACCTCCAGGTGGCCGCGGGCCAGGTGGGCCAGCCGCCCTCCACCGAGGAGCAGCCGTACCAGATTGCGGTGCGCGCGCGCGGCCGGCTGGTGGAGCCAGCGGAGTTCGGTGAAATCGTCCTGATGCGCGACCCGAGCGGCAAGGCGGTGCGCGTGAAGGACGTGGGCCGGGTGGAGCTGGGCGCGGAGAACTACGGCACCATCCTGCGCTTCAACGGCCGCGTGGGCGTGGGCATGGGCATCTTCCAGCTCCCCACCGCCAACGCGCTGGACGTGCGCGACGGCGTGTACCGGGAGCTGGACCGCCTGTCCGAGCAGTTCCCTCCGGGCATGGAGTACCTGACGGGCACGGACACCACGCTCGCGGTGCGCGCCTCCATCCACGAGGTGCTCCAGACGCTGGTGGAAGCCATCATCCTGGTCATCCTCGTCATCTTCCTGTTCCTGCACGGGTGGCGAAGCGTGCTCATCACCGCCTTCACCCTGCCCGTCTCGCTCGTCGGCACGTTCGCGTTCGTGCAGCTCTTGGGCTTCTCCATCAACACGCTCACCCTGTTCGGCCTCACGCTGGCCACGGGACTTGTCGTCGACGACGCCATCGTCGTCATCGAGAACATCGAGCGACTGATGGCCGAGCGGGGGCTGTCACCCCGACAGGCGGCGCGCGAGGGCATGAAGGAAGTGTCTGGCGCCGTCATCGCCATCTCGGTGGTGCTGGTGGCGGTGTTCGTGCCGGTGGCGCTCTTCCCGGGCACCACGGGCGCCATCTACCGCCAGTTCGCGCTGACCATCGCCGCGTCGGTGGCGCTGTCCACGTTCTGCGCGCTGACGCTGACGCCCGCCCTGAGCGCGCGCATGCTCAAGCACCACCACGGTGAGAAGTGGGTGTTCTTCCGCTGGGTGGACAAGGTGCTGGACGCGACGAAGGCGGCGTACGGCCGGGGTCTGCGCGCCATGCTGCGGCACCCGGTGCTGGTGCTCCTGGCGTTCCTGGCCTGCATCGGCGCCACGGTGGTGCTGTTCAAGGTGGCGCCCACGGGCTTCATCCCGGACGAGGACCAGGGCTACGTCATCATCTCCGTGCAGGGGCCGGAGGGCATGTCGCTGGCCCAGACGGAGAAGGTGCTGGCGCAGGTGGAGGAGATCCTCAAGGCCCAGCCGGAGGTGCGCGCGATGTTCGCCATCGGCGGCTTCTCCATGCAGGGCTCCGGCGCCAACATGGCCACCGTCTTCAGCAGCTTGAAGCCGTGGGAGGAGCGGCCCGGCGAGGGCAGCACCGTGGCGGCGCTGGTGGAGCGGCTGCGTGGCCCGTTGAGCCGCATCGGTGGGGCGCGCGTGCTGCCCTTCCAGCCCCCGGCGATTCGCGGCGTGGGCAGCGTGGGCGGCTTCCAGTTCATCGTGGAGGACGCGGCGGGCTCGCGCACGCTGGACGAGCTGGCCTCGGCCACGGACGACCTGGTGGCCAAGGGCAACGAGGGCGGTCAGCTCAGAGGCGTGTTCACCGCGTTCAACGCCAACACGCCGCTGTTGGACGTGGACGTGGACCGGCAGAAGGCCAAGGCGCTCGGGGTGCCCATCGAGCAGATCTTCGGGACGATGCAGGTCTACATGGGCAGCCAGTACGTCAACGACTTCAACTACGCCAACCGCACCTACCGCGTGTACACGCAGGCCGAGCAGCAGTTCCGCGACAGCCCGCAGGACATCGGCGCGTTCTACGTGCGCAGCGACAGCGGGGACATGATTCCGCTCGAGTCGCTGGTGAAGGTGACGCCCACGGTGTCCGCGCAGGTCATCCGGCACTACAACCTGTTCCGCTCGGCGGAGATCAACGGGCAGCCCGCGCCGGGGGTGTCCTCCGGTCAGGCCATCGAGGCGATGGAGGCGCTGGCGGCGCAGAACCTGCCGCAGGGCATGGCGGCGGAGTGGACGGGCATCAGCCTGGAGCAGAAGGAGAGCGGTGGGCAGACGCTCATCATCTTCGGCCTGGGCATCCTGTTCGTGTTCCTGGTGCTGGCGGCGCAGTACGAGAGCTTCGCCCTGCCGTTCGTCATCATCCTGTCGGTGCCGCTGGCCATCATGGGCGCGGTGGCGCTGCAGTTGCTCCGCGGCTACGCCAACGACGTGTTCTGCCAGGTGGGTCTGGTGATGCTGGTGGGTCTTGCCAGCAAGAACGCCATCCTCATCGTCGAGTTCGCCGAGCAGCTGCGCGAGCAGGGCAAGAGCGCGCTGGACGCGGTGGTGGAGGCGGCCGAGGTGCGGCTGCGTCCCATCCTGATGACGTCGATTGCGTTCCTGTTGGGCGTGGTGCCGCTGATGCTGGCGCAGGGCGCGGGCGCGGCGGCGCGCAACTCGCTGGGCACCGCGGTGTTCGGCGGCATGCTGGTGTCCACCATCGTCAACCTCATCTTCATCCCGGGCCTCTACGTGCTGATGCAGAAGCTGCGCGGCGAGACGTCCCGGCGTGATGCGTCGGAGGACGAGCTGCCGGCGCCGGCTCACGCGCCCTGA
- a CDS encoding DUF488 domain-containing protein yields MPIKTRRWCVPGEPDDGWKVLVCRYRPRGLPKAKETWDEWRRELAPSPDLFEAFYGKGQAPITLDAYRARYLEEMQSQREIIVSLARRVDAGETVTLLCSKDCILEPVCHRTILAELIQSARGT; encoded by the coding sequence ATGCCCATCAAGACCCGTCGCTGGTGTGTCCCTGGCGAACCCGATGACGGTTGGAAGGTCCTCGTCTGTCGCTACAGGCCCCGCGGCCTCCCCAAAGCCAAGGAGACCTGGGACGAGTGGCGCCGCGAGCTCGCCCCCAGCCCCGACCTCTTCGAGGCCTTCTATGGAAAGGGCCAGGCGCCCATCACCCTGGATGCCTACCGCGCTCGCTATCTCGAAGAGATGCAGTCCCAGCGTGAAATCATCGTGTCACTGGCCCGGCGCGTGGACGCGGGAGAAACCGTGACGCTCCTCTGCTCCAAGGACTGCATCCTGGAGCCGGTGTGTCACCGCACGATTCTCGCCGAGCTCATCCAGTCCGCCCGAGGCACCTGA